ACAATGGCGACGTCTACGTGTTCCATACCCGCTACGGCGTCCCGCGCCCGCTAAAACCTATTGTCTTGCACCGAATCTACGGTCTGATGCCCTCATCTGACTACACTGGAACGCACTGCGCGCTACGGTTCGGACACTGCATCGGCGAGTGATACGTCGTGCTGTTCCAGCCGTTCGACGGCCCGCTGGTACGCGTCGCTCTCCGCGAGCGCTGTCGCCCGAACTGCGTCAGCGACCGTTGCCCGGCGGTCGGCAAGCCCCAGTAGTTCTCGACGGTTCGTTCCGTACTCGCACCGGCGACGAACTGCCGAGAGTACCGACAACAGGGTATCTCGGTCGGCGGGCTTTCTGAGATACGAATCGACGGGAATGTCCAGAATATCCACGTCCGGTTTGACGCTACTAATCATTACGACTGCAGGGGTTACTGACCGCTGTCTGAGTCTTTCGGCGACGGTTTCGCCGCCCAGTTCCGGCATCTGTCGGTCCAGCAGTACCGCATCGATTGAGTCGTCGATCCGCTGTAACCCCGTACGGCCGTCACCGGCCTCTATAATCTCGTATTCCTCCGGAAGCCAGAGTTTGTAGAGCTGTCTATAGTCCTTATCGTCATCGATCACCGCAACGCTCGTCGGTCTCCCCATGCCTTCGAAATGCTACGTTAGTCATCCTACAAATATGCTAAGATATCGGTATACTATTAGTACAAATTTTACTAATCTAGACTGGTAATTCCGGCGTTCTCTAAGTGGTTAAGTACTAACAATTTCACCGGCGTGCGGTCAACGGACTGCCGGCACCGTTTTGAGGCCCCCGCGTGGAACAGCCGGTATGGTTCCGCACGCCACAGGAGGGGTTCAATGGCCGACATCGTCGTGATGCGCTACGACGTTCACGGAATGCCAGTCGACCAGTATGTGTCCGCGCTCCGGGAACGACTACCCGAGAAAAACATCGCCGTCGCGGAGACGCCAGAGGCTGAGCGGGACTTGATTGCGGGCGCGACAGTCCTGACCGGCAACGATGTCTCACCGGAACTGGTCGACACTGCCGACTCGCTACAGTTGTTTGCAGGAACATACGCTGGCTACGACCACCTCCCACTCTCGGAGCTTGCGGACCGGGATATCGCACTCACGACGGCCTCCGGCGTCCACGGCCCGAACGTCGCTGAGAACGTCGTCGGGTCGTGGCTCGCCTTCGCTCGCGGGTTCTTTACCGCCCGCCGACACCAGCGCAACAACGTCTGGCAGTCGTTCCACACCGACGACTTTGCCGGCAGCCGTGTCTGCGTCGTTGGCCTCGGCGAGATCGGGGAGGCCATCGTCAGCCGCGTTCAAGGGTTCGACGTGGAGACCGTTGGCGTCCGCTATTCGCCGGAGAAAGGCGGCCCGACCGACGAGGTGTACGGCTTTGACGAGATTCACGAAGCGGTCGCCGACACGGAGTACGTCGGCCTCGCCTGCCCGCTCACCGAGGAGACGCGCCATCTCATCGACGAGGAAGTCTTCCGGACGATGCGTCCTGATGCAGTCCTCACGAACGTTGCTCGCGGCCCGGTCGTCGATACGGACGCGCTGGTCAGTGCGCTCCAGCGCAACCACATCGATGGCGCGGCGCTGGACGTGACTGACCCCGAACCGCTGCCCGGCGACCACCCGCTGTGGGACTTCGAGAACGTCCTCATCACGCCACACAACGCCGGCCACACGCCGAGCTACTACGAGCGACTGGCCGACATCGTGGCGGAAAACGTCCGGCAGGCCGAGCGGACCGGCGAGTGGGACGGGCTCAGAAACCAGATCGACCTCTAGTCACTGTCGGCTGGCGAGATAGCCGTCCCGTACCTCATACAGGAAGTAGATCACCACTGCCAGAGCGAGCGTACCACCCAGTAGTTGCTTGAGCGTGACGCTCCCGAGACTGGTTTGCCCAGCAATCTCTTGCAGGAAAGCAACCACGGCTACCATTGCCGCAATTCCGACGTACCGCCACCGGGCCGCAACTGGAATGGTCTCACTATCATCCACAAGAGCTAGATACAGGTGTACACCACCGAACATGACGAAGTTTGTGCCTGCAAAGAACGCGACTGAGCCGAGCCGTCCGAGCGGAAATACGAATGGACGGAGCACTGATACGACAATGACCACGCTCACCACCCCGATCTGAAGCTTCGTATCGCGGGAGACCATATGCCGGAAGTCGCGTCTGGCCGTGAAAAAATATCGGACTGTCTAGCAGTTCTCGTGCGACGCGGAAGAACGGCGCTCGACGTCTGCGACCGCTACAGATAGCCGCGCTTGTCAAGCAGTTCGCCGTTCAGCACGCTCGCGCCCGCCGCGCCGCGCATCGTGTTGTGCGCGAGGCAGTTGAACTGGACGCCGTCGGTCGTCTCGCGGAACCCGCCGACAGCGACGCCCATGCCGTCTTCGATGTTGCGGTCGAGTCGCGGCTGTGGGCGGTCGGGTTCCTCGAACACTGTGATGAGGTTCTCCGGCGAGGACGGCAGGTCGACACCGCTGACAGATTCCATTGCGGCCTCGGCATCAGCCGTGGAGATGTCCTCGGCTGTGTCGGCCCAGACGTTCTCTAGGTGGCCATCGAGCGTCGGGATGCGGTTACAGGACGCGGCCACGTCCATCTCGTTGAGGTGGACCTCCGCGCCGTCGAAGGAACCGAGCAGTTTGCGCGATTCGCTCTCCATCTTCTGCTCCTCGCCGCCGATGTGCGGGATGGCGTTGTCGATGATCTCCATCGACGAGACGCCGGAGTAGCCCGCGCCGGAGACGGCCTGTAGCGTCGAGACGCGCACGTCGGTCAGGTCGAACTCGCGGTCGAGAGCGGCCAGCGGCGGGACCATCGTAATCGTCGAACAGTTCGGGTTCTTCAAGAGCGCGCCGTCCCAGCCCCGTTCGTCCCGCTGGACCTCGAGCAGGTCGACGTGGTCGGCGTTGACTTCCGGGATAACAAGCGGCACATCTTCGTCCATCCGACCGTTCGAGGAGTTCGAGGAGACAGTGTAGCCGGCCGCACAGAACTCCGGTTCGACCTCCGCCCCGACACTCGACGGGAGCGAAGAGAAGATGAGATCGACGTCGTCGGGTACCGAGTCCGGCTCGGTAGCACGGACCTCCAGCCCGGCCACGTCCTCTGGGATCGGGGAGTTGACGCGCCACTTGGCGGCGTCCTTGTATGTCTCGCCAGCGCTTTCGTCGCTGGCTGTCAGTGCGGCGATTTCGAACTCGGGGTGGGGGTCAAGCAGTTGGATAAGTCGCTGCCCGACTGCGCCAGTCGCACCGAGTACACCTACGCGTACAGTCATCGGTTGACACACGGCTGTGGGTGGGCAAAACAGTTTGGATACGGAGTCATACCACTGCCCTCGTAGGATTACTCACTCTCGGTGTCCTCGAACACCCACTCGATGACGCGGGCCTCCACGAGGTCCCGTTCCTCGACGTACGGGTCGTCGCGGTTCGCCAGCGTTTCCGCGGCCTCAGCGCGCATTTCGGCTTCGATTTCCGTATGGTCCGGCTCGTCTCGGATATCATTCAGCAGTGCCTCGAAGTCCTCGCGGAGGTCGAAAGAGGCGCGGGCGGCGTTACACCGGGACAGCGGGCTCATTCCGGTCTCTAACACGAGATCGCGAACCGTCTCCCAGTCGGAGCCACAGAAGTAGATAGACACCTCGCCGACGATGTCCTGCCATGCGATGGGGTCGGCGTGTTTCAGCAGCGGGACCGCCCGCGGCGGCAGGTCCAGACGGGTCTCGGTGTCCGGATTCCCACACAGACAGCAGGCCTTCTCCGTTTTCCCCGTGTACATGCGCGGGTATTGGACTGCGCGTATTTGGACCCATCGGCGTCAGACGGCTCCAACAGGGGCGACAGCTACCCCCGACTGTGCCCTGCTGTGATAAAACAGTATGGCCCACCTCGACAGTCCGTCACACCGGACAGGAACGTTTTAATCACCGGACCGGCCACACATCGGTATGGATACCGCCGAGCGACTCGATTTGGTGACACGACACACCACAGAGGTCGTCACCGAGGAGGAACTGCGGACGTTGTTCGAGGACGGCGACCCGTCGGCGTACATCGGCTACGCGCCGACCGGCGAGATGCACATCGGCCACTTCACGACGATGCGGAAGCTCGCGGACTTCCTGCGGGCCGGCGTCGACGTGACGGTCCTCATCGCCGACCTGCACGCCCACCTCGACGACAACAAATCACCCTTCGACCTGCTCGATGCCCGCTCGGCCTACTACGAGACGGCCATCGAGGGCATGATTGAAGCGGCTGGCGCGGACCCCGAGGACGTAACCTTCGTCCGCGGGACCGACTTCCAGCTCGACGAGGAGTACACACTGGAGATGTACCGGATGGCCGCCGAGACGACCATCTCGCGCACCCAGCGCGCGGCCAGCGAGGTCGTCCGCGAGTCAGAGAGCCCGAACCTCGGCGGGCTCATCTATCCGTTGATGCAGACGCTCGACGTGAAGGCGCTCGATGCTGACATCGCCTACGGCGGCGTCGACCAGCGCGGCATCTACATGCTCTCCCGCGAAATTCTCCCCGACCACGGCGGCGAGTCGCCGATCTGTCTGTTCGCACCGCTCCTCTCTGGCCTCTCGGGCGGCAAGATGAGCGCCTCCGACGAAGCGTCGAAGGTCAATCTCACCGACAGCCCCGACGAGGTCGACGAGAAGATCAATCAGGCGTACTGTCCGGCCGGCGAGGTCGAGGAAAACGGCGTGCTGGAGTACCTCAACCACCTCGTCTTCCCGATTCTGGATGTTCGCGGCGAATCGTTCGTCGTCGAGCGCCCCGAAGAATATGGCGGCGACCTGACCTACGAGAGCTACGACGAGGTCGAATCGGACTTCGTCAGCGGCGACCTCCACCCGGCCGACCTGAAGCCGTCCGCCGCGGGCGCTATCTCGGAGGTCATCGACCCGGTTCGGGAGCGACTGGCCGACGAGGAAGCGCTACTCGCCGAGGCCTACCCCGAGAAGTACGGCGCGGAGTGACGCGGTCGACCGATGCCGTCCCCTGACCCAACCGCCGGCAGTGATACAGACGGCGAGCCATCGCGGGCCGCCGTCCGCCGGACCTACGAGGACATCGGCGACCACTTCTCGAAGACCCGCGAGTACGCTTGGCCGGAGGTCGAATCGTTCGTCGAGGAGTCAGACCGCGTTGGGACGGCGCTCGATATCGGCTGTGGCAACGGCCGCCATTCGGAACTGCTCGCGGCCGTGGCCGACACCGTCGTCGGTCTCGACGCCAGCCGCGCGCTCCTGCAGGCGGCGACCGACCGCGTCGGCGACAGCGTCGCGTTGCTGCAGGGCGACGCGACCCGACTCCCGCTCGCTGCCGGGGCCGTCGACCTCGCGGTGTACGTCGCGACGCTGCATCACCTCCCGTCTCGATCTGCACGCCGCGCCAGTCTGGACGAACTGGCCCGCGTGCTCGCGCCGGACGCCCGGGCGCTGGTCAGCGCGTGGAGCACGGCCCACGATAGCTTCGACGCCGACCCTGACGCGGACGAAGGCTTCGACACGACCGTCGACTGGACGCTCCCCGGCGGCGAGACGGTCCCGCGGTTCTACCATATCTACGCGCCGGCCGAATTCGAGCGTGATGTCGCCGACAGCGACCTCCGACTCGTCTCGGTGGAGCTGTCAAGCGGCAACTGTTACGGGGTTGTCGAGCCAGAAGGGAAACGCACTTAATTGCCTTCCATCTATGGACGTGTACGTTCGCACTCGGGCGGAACGCGAGTCAGATGACTCGTCACCTTCCCACGGGTGAGCGGCGGTGGTGAGCAAATCCCTCGGATTTGCGAACGACGCCGCGCGCGAACGGAGTGAGAGCGCGGCGGTGGTCTAGTGGTAGGACCTGAGCCTTCCAAGCTCATGGCCCGGGTTCAAATCCCGGTCGCCGCATTTTACTGCGAGCAAATCCGCGAGCAGCGAATTCGCTATCTAGGGATTTGAATCACGCGAGACGAGTGAAACGAGTCTCGCCATCGGGTTCAAATCCCGGTCGCCGCATTTTACCGCAGTAAAAACGGCCAGTTGAGGCGGTAGCGGTCGCTTTACCATCCGACGAGGTCTTCCAGCCGCCTCAGTGACCAACCCCTCACTCCGGTTCGACGGCGGTCTGGTCGAACTCTTGCCAGTCGTCGCCCATCCACTCTTGCAGGCGGTCGGTGACGCCGGCGAAGTCCTCGCCGTCCTCGAAGGACTCGACGACGACCCAGCCGTCGCCGTCGCGGTCGTAACCGAGGCTGTAGCCACGGTCGCCGTTGATGATAACGACGAATGCGGCCACTACATCCAGATCGGGGAAGAACCCGACCGGTGCGAACCCGTAGTCGTCGTGCTGAGTTTCGAGGGCCGAAATCTCGCTCGTAGAGAGCGGTCTGTCCGGCAGTGAATCCGTCAGTTCCGTCATTACGTCGCAGTCATGGGGAGCGGGCTGAAAGCGTTTCGAGTGGGGCGCAGCCGGGACGTGGGAGAAGTGTGAGTTGTAAATCACTTCAGCCAACATTGAAGTACCATCGTGCCTTTTGTTAACATGGAGCTTCCTACGCTCCCGGCGGGAACGACCGTCGTACCATCCGGGATTGGCATCGGCGGACGACAAACCGCTGGTGGAGCATGGCCACTCCACCGGCCACGTATCGCTTTGAAACCAACAGCACACGGAGCATCTGACACCCCACCCCCACCACTTTCCCTGCTCCCGTTTTCCGAGCTGTTTTCGACACACCTGCCCTCTTGACCTGATAGCCTCGGTGAGGGCCGGTGGGGTTTTCTGCAAGTACGCGTAGCGTCGGGTATGGACGCCGCGCGGCTCCCTGGGACCAGCGGACCCGAGCAGATAGTCGCGCACGTCGATATGGATTGCTTCTACGCCGCTTGCGAACAGCGGCGGGAGCCGGCACTCAGAGGCGAACCGCTCGTCGTGGGCATGGGCTACGAGAGCGGCGCGACCCACGGGGCCGTCGCGACAGCGAGCTACGAGGCGCGGGCGTACGGCGTCGAATCCGCGATGGCTATCTCCGAGGCGCTGGACCGACTCCCTCGCAAAGTCGAGGCCGTCGAGGACCCGGACTTAGACGTCGAGGACGCGGGGTTCTACCGCCCGGTGGACATGGGATTCTACGAGTCCGTCGCCGCGGACGTCCGGGAAATCCTCCACGCGGAAGCGGCTGTCGTTCGCGAAGTGAGCATCGACGAGGCGTATCTGGATGTCACCGAGCGTGTCTCTTGGGAAACCGTCGAGTCGTGGGCACAGGACCTGAAAGACACCATCGAGTCGGATGTCGGCGTGGTCGCGAGTGTCGGCGTCGCGCCGACGATGAGCGCCGCGAAGGTGGCAAGCGACCGCGACAAGCCGGACGGGCTGGTCGTCGTCGAACCCGGAACAGTCCGGGAGTTCTTCGCCGACCTCCCGGTCGAGGATGTCCACGGCGTCGGCCCGGTCACCGCCAGAGAGCTCGATACACTCGATATCGGAACCGCGGGGGACTTGGCGGCCGCCGACCCGGAGCTGCTGGCCGAGCGCTTCGGCGAGCGCGGCCGCGAGATACGCCGCTACGCTCGTGGCGAGGACGAGCGGTCGGTGACACCGAAAGGCGACCCAAA
The Haloarcula sp. CBA1129 genome window above contains:
- a CDS encoding response regulator transcription factor, yielding MGRPTSVAVIDDDKDYRQLYKLWLPEEYEIIEAGDGRTGLQRIDDSIDAVLLDRQMPELGGETVAERLRQRSVTPAVVMISSVKPDVDILDIPVDSYLRKPADRDTLLSVLSAVRRRCEYGTNRRELLGLADRRATVADAVRATALAESDAYQRAVERLEQHDVSLADAVSEP
- a CDS encoding D-2-hydroxyacid dehydrogenase, yielding MADIVVMRYDVHGMPVDQYVSALRERLPEKNIAVAETPEAERDLIAGATVLTGNDVSPELVDTADSLQLFAGTYAGYDHLPLSELADRDIALTTASGVHGPNVAENVVGSWLAFARGFFTARRHQRNNVWQSFHTDDFAGSRVCVVGLGEIGEAIVSRVQGFDVETVGVRYSPEKGGPTDEVYGFDEIHEAVADTEYVGLACPLTEETRHLIDEEVFRTMRPDAVLTNVARGPVVDTDALVSALQRNHIDGAALDVTDPEPLPGDHPLWDFENVLITPHNAGHTPSYYERLADIVAENVRQAERTGEWDGLRNQIDL
- the asd gene encoding aspartate-semialdehyde dehydrogenase yields the protein MTVRVGVLGATGAVGQRLIQLLDPHPEFEIAALTASDESAGETYKDAAKWRVNSPIPEDVAGLEVRATEPDSVPDDVDLIFSSLPSSVGAEVEPEFCAAGYTVSSNSSNGRMDEDVPLVIPEVNADHVDLLEVQRDERGWDGALLKNPNCSTITMVPPLAALDREFDLTDVRVSTLQAVSGAGYSGVSSMEIIDNAIPHIGGEEQKMESESRKLLGSFDGAEVHLNEMDVAASCNRIPTLDGHLENVWADTAEDISTADAEAAMESVSGVDLPSSPENLITVFEEPDRPQPRLDRNIEDGMGVAVGGFRETTDGVQFNCLAHNTMRGAAGASVLNGELLDKRGYL
- a CDS encoding tyrosine--tRNA ligase — its product is MDTAERLDLVTRHTTEVVTEEELRTLFEDGDPSAYIGYAPTGEMHIGHFTTMRKLADFLRAGVDVTVLIADLHAHLDDNKSPFDLLDARSAYYETAIEGMIEAAGADPEDVTFVRGTDFQLDEEYTLEMYRMAAETTISRTQRAASEVVRESESPNLGGLIYPLMQTLDVKALDADIAYGGVDQRGIYMLSREILPDHGGESPICLFAPLLSGLSGGKMSASDEASKVNLTDSPDEVDEKINQAYCPAGEVEENGVLEYLNHLVFPILDVRGESFVVERPEEYGGDLTYESYDEVESDFVSGDLHPADLKPSAAGAISEVIDPVRERLADEEALLAEAYPEKYGAE
- a CDS encoding class I SAM-dependent methyltransferase, with amino-acid sequence MPSPDPTAGSDTDGEPSRAAVRRTYEDIGDHFSKTREYAWPEVESFVEESDRVGTALDIGCGNGRHSELLAAVADTVVGLDASRALLQAATDRVGDSVALLQGDATRLPLAAGAVDLAVYVATLHHLPSRSARRASLDELARVLAPDARALVSAWSTAHDSFDADPDADEGFDTTVDWTLPGGETVPRFYHIYAPAEFERDVADSDLRLVSVELSSGNCYGVVEPEGKRT
- the dinB gene encoding DNA polymerase IV codes for the protein MDAARLPGTSGPEQIVAHVDMDCFYAACEQRREPALRGEPLVVGMGYESGATHGAVATASYEARAYGVESAMAISEALDRLPRKVEAVEDPDLDVEDAGFYRPVDMGFYESVAADVREILHAEAAVVREVSIDEAYLDVTERVSWETVESWAQDLKDTIESDVGVVASVGVAPTMSAAKVASDRDKPDGLVVVEPGTVREFFADLPVEDVHGVGPVTARELDTLDIGTAGDLAAADPELLAERFGERGREIRRYARGEDERSVTPKGDPKSLSRESAFTEATTDSEAKCRQVRTLADAVADRARRKGARYQTIGIKVVMPPFDVNTRARSLPGPVEEPELIRRVALDLLAEFDADPVRKVGVRVSNLDFSAGEQANLDRFGDDTGTEETADPSLAGTDAVTADSPDDAGQVELETFAENDVGTESAGDAVNSGPDTGDSRGSLPPGQTTLADF